CATGCTCGTACTTGAGAATATTAGGAAGAGGTTCAAGGATTTTGAACTCTACATCGAGAAGCTGGAGTTCTATGATAACGAGTACGCAGTGATAGTTGCGCCATCGGGATCTGGTAAGACTACCACCCTGCGCATAATCGCTGGCCTCGAAACCCCAGACGAAGGGAGAGTGATCCTTGACGGGGAGGATATTACTAATCTTCCACCCTGGAAGAGAAACATTGGTATAGTATTCCAGAACTATGCATTATACCCTCACTTAACAGCCTTAGAGAACATTGCCATGCCACTGAAGATAAAGGGGCTTGACAGTGAGGAGATACATGAGAAGGTGATAGAGATAGCGAAAATACTGGAGATAGAGAAGATTCTGGATAAGTATCCAAGCCAGTTATCTGGAGGACAGCAGCAGAGGGTTGCATTGGCTAGAGCATTAGTGAAGGAGCCAAAGGTACTCCTGCTGGATGAACCTCTTAGCAACATAGATGCTAGGCTCAAACTGGATCTTAGGGGTTTTCTGAAGAGTGTTCAGAGAAGGCTACACATGACGGCAATACATGTCACGCACGATCAGGAGGAGGCCATGGCCATTGGTGACAGGATAGTGATAATAAACGAGGGGAGGATTGAGCAGGTTGGGACACCTGTAGAAGTGTACAATAGACCTAAAACCCTCTTTGTATACAATTTCGTTGGGCTAAGCAACCTTCTCCCAGGAAGCATGTTCGGTTTCAGCGACAATGTGATCGTAGGGTTTAGGCCCGAGAACGTAATGATATCCCTCACGGAGGACACAGGGTTGAAGGCTGAGGTCCTCACAATACAATATCTTGGCTCTCATAATCTGATAGAACTTAGAGTGGGGGAACATACGATTAAAGCCAGGACGAGCTTTGAGCTTCCCGTCAAAGAGAAGGAAACTGTTTACATTAAAATACCGCGTGAGAAAATGCTGCTCTTCGATAAAAAAGGAGGTGAGCTGATAAAATGATAATTCACTTCTTTGGTACTGGAGCCGGTGGGAGTCCTGGATCCAAGAGGTTCAGATCGTCCACCCTATTCGAGTTCGATGATGATCGCATCTTGCTAGTGGACTGTGGGGTGGGATGTCACTATAGACTGTCAGATAAGGGACTGCTAACAGAGGTCGATACAGTCTTTATAACCCACTCACATATAGACCACTTTCTAGGATTACCCGAGTTTCTCTTTCAGGCACACTTAGAGGGGAGAAAGAAGGAACTAACAGTATATGCCCCAAGGATCGTTGGGAGGATGATAGAGGTTGTAGCACCCTACCTTTACACAAGCCTGGGATTTAAGTGGGAGCTGAAAAACATAGAGCCGAGAACAATAAACGAGCTGGGTGACAATAAGTTATTTTTCTGCAGAGCATGCCATCCCACGGCGGAAGAAGCATATGCACTCCTCATACAGACCTCAGGAGGGTTGCGGATAGCTTATAGTGGCGACACTTCCGAGCCATGCCAGGACTTCTTAGAGTGCATTGGTGGAAGAGCGGATGTTTTGATTCATGAGGCAACATGTAATGAGAATAATAAAGACGTCTGCTATAAGTACGGACATACGACCACCATGGAAGCTGTGGAGCTCGGTGAGAAGCTGGGAGCCAAGCTAACGATACTGAACCATATAGACGAATACTTCAATAGCACCATAATACAGGACGTTGCACGGCTAAGGCTAAAGTACAGGACAAAGATACTCGTTCCGAATGACCTGGATTCTATCTATATCTAAGGGAGCGACGAGATAATGTGCAAGAAGGTTTTTATATTTTTACTGTCATACTCTTAATTCTCAACATCAAGTTGCGACGTAACAGTTATGGGAAGTTTTTTGTCTCCCTTAAAGTTTTAGCGGCGGGCTCTGTAAAGGGCAACAGAACATTTTATCAACTTCCATTGGTAGTTGTTTCACTGTGATCCACCCATATCCTAATAGGATGGGGGGAGATATATGTACACCTATGTTGTAGAATAGAGAACAATTATCTATATAGATTCATTACCTAAATATATTTTATTGCGGCAATCTTTATATTTTCTGACCTTCTTTTAAACACCGGTGAACTCCATGAAGAGAGTTATCTCGGTGTTTATCGTCCTGCTGCTGGGACTCTCCCTGGCGGCAAGCGGCTGCATCTCAGGAGAAAAGGGCGCTAATGCAACCTCGTCCAGCACGGCACAGACTTCAAGCCAGAGCTCTTCTCAGGCAAAGGTAATAACAATCCGCACCACAGGCGCAACCTTTCCCCAGTATCAGATACAGAAGTGGATTGAACTCTACCAAAACTCACATCCTAACGTTAAAATTGAATATCAGGGGGGAGGAAGCGGATACGGTCAGGAGACGTTTCTAAAGGGACTTACCGACATCGGCAGGAGCGATCCCGCCGTTAGTGCTGATGTGTGGAAAAAATTCCTGTCAACAGGTGACCAGCCACTCCAGTTCCCGGAGATAGTTGGTGCCGTTGTCGTGGCATACAACTTACCGGGAATCGGGGGAGGACTGAGACTAAGCCAGGCTGTTCTTGCCAAAATATTCCTCGGTGAAATTCAGTACTGGGACGACCCCGCTATCAAAAACCTTAACCCCAGTCTAAACCTTCCACACAGGAAAATAATAGTCATCCACAGAAGTGATGCAAGCGGAACCACCAAGATATTCACCACATACCTCAGCATCATAAGCAACGAATGGGCCAAGAAGGTTGGAGCGGGCCTGGTAGTAAACTGGCCAGTTGACGGGCTCGGAAGGGGATTAGCCGGGAAGGGGAACCCCGGGGTTGTGGCCATACTTAAAAACACTCCGTATAGTATAGCGTATACGGAACTCTCCTATGCTATAGAAGATAATCTGAGCATTGCAGCCATACAAAACAGAGCAGGGAATTTTGTTCTGCCAACGAACACAACTATAAAATCTGCCGTTTTAGCGGTTAAATCCTATATCCCCGCACCCACTGAAGGGTATAAAGAGAACCTTACACAGCTCTTGAATGCGCCGGGAAATAACTCATACCCAATAGTGGCATTCAGTCACATCCTCGTCTGGCAGAACAAGGGGGGAAAGCACTACAGCAAGGAGAAGGCGCAGGCTATCAAAGACTTCCTTACCTGGATTCTGACAGAGGGGCAGAAGTCAAAAAACCTCGCTCCTGGCTACGTTGGCCTGCCCCCCGCGGTCGCTCAGATAGGCCTCAAGGCTGTGAATATGATAGAGACAGGCTGAAGCCTTCTTTTTTCCTTCTTCTGGGTGAGAACGATGAAGCTCGGTGTCAACTCCTCCATCATCAGAGAAATCAGCGGGAAAGGATTTTCCTTGGATGATCTCCATGTGGACTTCGTTGAGCTCGGCTTTGACGACGCCGGTCTCCTCACTGAAAAAGGAGAGATAAACGAGGAGGTCATCAAAAACCTGAGCAGCCTTGGTGTGGAGTTCACCCTTCACGCACCGACTTCCGATGGAAAGAACCCCCTGGTAGATCTTGGAGTTTATGGGATGGAACCGGTGAAGAGGATGGAGAAGGTAATCAGGATAGCGAACCATCTTGGCGTGGAGGTCATCGTTGTCCACGGCGGAGACATAAGAAAGAGCTACACAAAGGCCTATGTGAACACTCTAAAGCATCTGAGAGAGCTGAAACCCATAGCGGAGAACAGTGGAGTAAAGCTCGTCATCGAGAACCTCTTTGAGGGGAAAATCGGAGCACTTCCACATGAGCTCCTCTCCTTCGCTAACGAAGGCTTTGAGCTGTGCTTCGACATCGGACACGCTTTCCTGACTTCCATGAATTCAGGGCTTAGAATGGACGAGTTCAGTGTTCTCTTCCCCTACACAAGCCACCTCCACATCCACGACAACAATGGCTACGAAGATGAACACAGGCCGCTCGGAGAGGGTATGATCGGTTTTTCCTACGCCGGCAGAGTGGTGGAGCTTACCAAAGCTGAAAGGGCCGTTCTGGAGATAAGGAGGTACAGGAAAAAGAGTTCAATCCTTTCAAACGTGAGCTTTCTCAAGGGGAAGCCAGACGAAAATTTTTTCCGAATGAACAAGGCAGAAGGGGGTAGTGAGGCGTGAGGAAGGTAGAATCGTTCAATGTTGCAACGTATCCTGCCGTCATCATCGTCTTCCTGCTGTTCGCGGGGATGCTTTTCGTTTACTTCACCAACGCCCTTCCGGCCCTTCACAGGTACGGCCTCGACATCTACACAAAGAACGTCTGGAAAGCGGCGGAAGAACCGAGCAAAGAGGTTTACGGCATAGCGGCAGCCATATGGGGAAGCGTCTACACCGCCCTCATAGCAATTCTCATAGCCCTACCTCTATCGTTGGCCTACTCGGTATTCGTCGTTGACTACGCGCCGAAGAGGCTTAAGAACGCCTTCATAATCCTCTCTGACATAATGGCGGGCCTTCCGACGATAATCTACGGCATATGGGGAGCGTTCTTCCTCGTCCCGTTCCTGAGGGAGTGGGTTATGAAACCACTTTACGAGCACCTCTCGTTCATTCCACTCTTTTCATATCCGCCGGTCGGGGGCTACGGCTACCTCTCGGCAGGGGTCCTCCTGGCGATAATGGTCACTCCCTTTGCATCCGCTATAATAAGAGAGGCCTACAACATGGTGCCCTTCACGTATAAAGAAGCAATCTACTCCCTTGGGGCAACGAGGTACGAGGCGACAAAAGTCCTCCTCAGCTACATAAAACCGGCGATAGTTTCAGGGACGATCCTCGCCTTTGGGAGGGCCGTAGGTGAGACGGTAGCCGTTTCCCTTGTGATAGGGAACACATTCAACCTCACCACAGCTCTCTTTGCTCCGGGCTACACCGTCTCTTCATTAATAGCCAACCAGTTCGGTAACGCATTCATCTATGAGTACATGACCTCAACGCTCTTCGCGGCTGGATTAATCCTCTTCGTAATTGGCCTGGCCGTGAACGTGGTCGGCCTCAAGATGCTCAAGAGGTGGGAGAGAGATGTTAGCATCTAACAGGAAAGCGAAGGAAAAGGCCTTTTTCATTGGGATAGGCACACTCACCATCCTGATATTCATCCCCCTGTTCCACATCATAGCCACAGTCCTTATCAAGGGCTTTCCAGTGATAGCTGAAAGGGGAACGAGGTTCCTCACGGGAACGCTCAGCGAGGGAGGAATAGGCCCGGCCATAGCGGGAACCTTCATCCTCACTTTCCTCTCGGCCCTCCTCGGCCTCCCGGTGGCCTTCCTCGTCGGGATCTATGCCTACGAGTACCCGAAGAGCACCCTCGGCCAGTGGACCAAGACCCTCCTCCAGATAATGATGGAGTTCCCGACGATACTGGTCGGAGTCTTTGTGATGCAGATCGTGGCGGTCCCTATGGGGACTTACTCCGCTCTGGCGGGGGCCTTAGCACTGGCGATAATCCTCATTCCCTACGTGGCCGTTTACACCCACGAGGCCCTCAGAGAGATACCATCAACATACAGGGAGGCCGGCTTTTCCCTCGGTATTACGAGGGCGAGGGTCGTCTTCAGAATCCTCGCACCGATGGCGAAGCGCGGCATTTTGACCGGCGTCCTCATAGGTATGGCCAAAGTGGCTGGAGAGACCGCACCGCTCCTCTTCACCGCTGGAGGGCTGTACGAGAGCTATCCATTGTCGATAACCAAGCCTGTCGGTGCCGTTCCACTCCTCATCTACCAGCTCATCCAGAGTCCGAATCCCGCTGACCATGCAACCGCCTGGGGGGCCTCGCTGGTTCTCCTTATCATCTTCCTCGGGATATTCATCCCGATACGCCTTAGCCTGAAGGAGGTGAGACTGTGAACTTCGCGATAGAGACGGTTAACCTTAACGTTTACTACGGCCAGAACCACGTGATAAAGGGCGTCGACCTCAAAATCCCGGACAAAGGGGTCTTTGCACTTATGGGGCCGAGCGGCTGTGGAAAGAGCACAATGCTGAGAACGTTCAACAGGCTGATAGAGTTGAACGAAGATGCAAAGGTCGAGGGTGAAGTCAGGCTCTTTGGAGAGAACATCTATTCGGAGGACGTTGACCCGATAGAGGTCAGGAAGAGGGTGGGGGTGGTATTCCAGTACCCAAACCCGTTTCCTCACCTGACCATATACGACAACGTGGCGATAGGCCCCAAGCTAAACGGACTGGTTAAGTCCAAGGAAGAGCTCGACGAGCGGGTTGAGTGGGCTTTGAAGAAAGCCGCCCTCTGGGACGAGGTGAATGACAGGCTGAACGACTATCCCAGGAACCTCTCTGGAGGGCAGAGGCAGAGACTCGTTATAGCGAGGGTACTCGCCATGAAGCCTGAAGTCCTTCTGATGGACGAACCGACGGCCAACATAGACCCTGTTGGAACTGCCAAGATAGAGGAGCTCCTCCTTGAGCTCAGAGAAGACTACACGATAGTACTCGTCACCCACTTGCCTGCCCAGGCTGCCAGGGTGGCTGACCACGTTGCCTTCCTCTACCTCGGTGAGCTGATTGAGGTTGGGCCGGCGAGAAAGGTCTTCGAGAACCCGGAGCATGAATTAACCGAGAAATATGTTACGGGAGCACTGGGGTGATACCATGAGGAAACTCCTTGACATGGGTGAAGAACAGCTCAGGAAGCTGATAAACGAGATGGGAAACGATGCTCTCAACTCTCTGGAGAACTCTAAGAAAAGTCTTGAAGGAGAGTTCAACTCGACGGAGGAGATATCTAGCAAGCTTCACCTTCTCAGGAACGAGGTCCTCGATATAGCGACCGAGCTCCTCGTAAGATACTCGCCGGTTGCCAGCGATCTGCGCTTCATTCAGAGTTCGATAGATGTGTCCTACGACCTCTACAGGATTTCGCGCTACGCCATGGAGATAGAGAGGACGGCAAGGATAGTCGGAGCCGAGGAGAGCGAGCTCCTCAAGGAAGGCTTTGAGCTGACGGTCGAGGCGGTTAAAACTGCAACAGAGGCCTTTGAGAACCTCGATGAAGTCTCTGCCGGAAAGCTCCTTGAGATAGACAACAGGATAGACGACCTCTACATCCAGTCACTGGAGAACCTGAAAAGCTCGGCCTCTTCTCCGGTCGAGGCCCTCATAATGCGCCACCTGGAGAGGATAAGCGACCACGCGAAGGAAATCGGGGCGAGGGTCGTTTACGTGAAGGAAGGGAAGAGGGTATAGTTCGTCTGTGGTTCTTTTGGTCGTCTTATTATTTTTAAGTTTAGGAACACTAAGAGAGCAAACAACAAAAAAGAATGATCAGCACAGTATCGAGCCCTCACTCAGAACGTCGAACTCTACCTTCCCTATCCCTTCTATCCACGCCTCTATGTGGTCGCCGTGCCTCAGCGGGCCGACGCCGGCAGGTGTTCCTGTCGCTATTATGTCGCCCGGTTCGAGCGTCATCACCGAGCTTATGTACTCTATCAGCTCCGGAACTTTAAAGACCATCCCACTCGTCCTTCCAAGCTGTCTCAGCTCGCCGTTCACCTTAAGGCCGATTTCTAGGTCGTCTATCTTCAACTCGCGCCTGTCGACGATTCTCGGCCCGACGGGAGCGAAGGTGTCGAAGCCCTTGGAGATAGTCCAGGGAAGGCCCTTCTTCCTCGCCTCTGCTTGGAGGTCGCGGGCGGTTATGTCGAGCATTATGGTGTAGCCCATGACGTAGTCCATCGCCTTCTCAGCCGGAACGCGCTTTGCCCTCTCCCCGATTATCACCGCCAGCTCGACCTCGTGGTCAACGCGCTTGCTCATCCTCGGCAGGATTATCGGCTCGCCAGGGCCTATTAAGGCGCTCGGAGGTTTGAGAAAGAAGATGGGCTTCTCTGGGATGTCGCTCTCCATCTCCTTTGCATGTTCTGCGTAGTTTTTAGCTAAGGCCACTATCTTGCTCGGCCTGAGTTCGTAGTAGGTATCGCGGAATGGGAGGCGGACCATGGTATCACCCTTTCAGCGGCTCTGGAATCGCCTTATCCCACTGCTCCTGGGCGAGCTCACCGGTGTACTTGAACTTCTCGATCTTCTTTTCTGCCTTTTTCCTCTTCTTCTGGTGCTCATTGAGGAACTTCTGAACGCGCTCAATCAGCTCACGCTTGCACTGGCCGCAGGTCAGCTCCCCAGCTTTGCACGCGCGGTAGCGCTCCATCAGCTTCTCGTCGTCCGGTTCGAAGAATATCTCAAACCATTTAAAGACGATGCACTTCTCAGGGTTTCCTCCCCTCTCGCGCTGCTCCTTGAGCGTCGGCCTTCCTCCCGTAAGGGCGAACTTCCATATCTTCTTTCCAGCCTTCTGCGGGTCGTCTGTGAGGTAAACGGCAGTTTCCGGCTTGCTGGCGCTCATCTTGCCCCCCATGCTGGTCAAACCGGGCACGAACTTGGAATGTATGGCGGCAGTCTTGTAGTAGCCAAGGCTCTCGGCGAAGTCCCTCTGAAGCCTCCAGTAGGGATCCTGGTCTATTGCCGCGGGGATAAGACAGCGCTTTTTCTCGAAGAAGGTCGGCGCCGCCTGTATGGCCGGGTAGAAAATCATCCCAATCTTGCTCTGCTCGTTGAAACCGAAAACGGCCCTCGCCATCGAGAAGTTTATCTTCTTGGCTATGGGAATGGCCATCTCGTAAATCTTGGTGAACTCACTGTTCTGGAAGATGAAGGTTCTATCGGGATCGAAGCCGACCGCTATGATGTCGAGGATGTTCTCGTAGGCCCACCTCTTGGTGTCATCAAAGCTCAGCTTCTCCTTGAAGAGGAACTTCTCGTCGTCGGTTATCTGAATGTAGAGGTTCACTCCAAACTTCTCCTGGAGCCACTTGGTCGCGAAGAACGGGATTATGTGGCCGATGTGCATCGGGCCGCTCGGGCCCCTGCCCGTATAGAGGAAAAAGCCCTTCCCGTTCTCATAATCTCCCAGAACCTTGTCGTAGTCCCTGTGGGAGAAGAAGAACCTCCTCCTGAAGAACAGGGGCAGTTCACTCCTCGTGAGCTCTGCCGTCTTCTCTATAAGTTCGTCCGTCAGCGGACTCGTTCCAAACTGCTCTATCAGCTTGTTGTAGTCCACGACACCCTCAACGTCCCATGGGGTAACCTTAAAGTCGTCCATTCAAACACCTCCGTTTCCAGTGGAAACCAAACTCCAGACTAAGGCGGTGCAGAAGAGTAACTCATCACCAAAGCCAAAAACGACCACCGAGCATGGAAGAAGAAAGGGCGGAGAGATTTTAAAGTTTTTGGGTGCAAAAGGTGTTTTTAGGAAAAGGGAGCACACCCAATTGGTGGGAGTATGGAGGTAGTTGAGGCCATCTATGAAAACGGCGTCCTCAAGCTCAAGAAAAAGCTCAACTTACCAGACGGTACCGAGGTCAGCGTTAAGCTTATTCCCAAGAAAATATCCGAGAAGACCTTTGGAATCGTGAAGATTGAGAAGGAGGAAGTTGACAAGCTTATCGAGGACTTGTGATTCTCCGAAAAAGCTTTTTTATCGGTTGTCTATATCGGCCAGTATGAACACCGAAACAGAAGGCACACTCCTCGCTTTCCTCGTCCTCCTAGCTTTGGGCCTTGAGCCTGTGGTAATAAAGGCCAGTTCAGTCAACCCCTTTGCCTTCGTCGCAACGGCATCGCTCTTCGCCTCCTGCCTCCTCTGGAAGGTTCTGTTTGCAACGGAGAGGGCAGAAGAGATTAAGGAAAAGCCCGGGGAGCTAAAAAAGACCTTTCTCACTGGTCTCTTTGCAACGGCTATAGCCTATTCCCTCTTCACCTACGGGACAAGGCTCAGCACTGCCATAAACTCCGCTATACTGACCCGCTTTGAAGTCTTCTACTCCTTCCTGATCGGGTGGCTCTTCCTGAGGGAGAGGGTAACGTCCCGGGGGGTACTCTCGGCGGTTGCCCTCGTGGTCGGCGTCTTCCTCGTCGTTACGGGCGGAAAGGGAGTTGAAGTAAGGACTGGTGACATTTTACTCCTTCTCACGCCCCTCTTCTGGCAGATTGGGCATGCAATAGCCAAAAGGACCGATTATTCTCCTCTAACGATAGCTACCCTCAGAAACACCTTTGGGGGGCTTCTGCTCCTTCCCCTTGTCTTTGAGACCAGATTTGCCTTCACACCGCTCGCCCTTGCCGAGGGCGTTATAATAGCCCTGACCCAGTCCCTCTGGTATTACTCGATAGCGAGGATAAACCTCTCGAAGGCCACCGCGATTCTCACTCCAGCTCCGGCGGTTACGATGGCCGTAGCCATAGTCTTTCTCGGGGAAAAGGTTGGAGTCTACCATCTCATCGGCTTCCTTTTGGTTGCCGTCGGAACGCTTATGATAGCTTTTGAGGAGAGCAAAAGGAGGTGATACTATGAAGGTTGTCGTCCTTGGCTCGGGCTCCTACAGTGGAACGCCAAAGCCGCTCTGCACCTGCGAGAACTGTTCAAGGGCGAGGATAAACCCAGCGTTGAGGAGAACGCGCTTTTCCCTCTACATCGAGAGCGGAATACTTGTTGATCCGAGCCCGGATTTACACTACCACCTTGAGCGGTTGAACAAAAAGGTTGAGAGGGTCTTCATAACCCACGCCCACTTCGACCACATAGCAGGCTTTCCGGAACTGCAGGTCTTCAAGAGTGTAGACGTTTACTCCCACAGGCAGGCAGTTGACATGGCAAAGCACCTCTCGGCAATATTCCTCGGCGGAGCGGCCCCGGAAAACAGGGACTGGCGCTACCATGAGCTCGAATTCGGGAGGTGGTACGAGATTGAGGGAATGAGGGTCTATCACTTCAGAACTGTTCACCGCTCAATTGAGAACTCCGGCGGCTTCATCTTCGAAATCAAGGGGAAGAGGATAGCCGTAACCGGCGATACCGGGCCGGAGATACTGCAGGATAAAGAAACACTTAAGCTCATTGAGGGTGCCGACCTTCTCATAGCGGAGATGACACACAGGGAGTCAATCCCAGGAACGCACCTCGGAGTTGATGATGCGGTAAAGCTGGCCGAGCTTACTGACGCTTCTTACACGGTTTTCGCTCACATAAGCCACAGCAACTACACGCACGAGGTTCTTGAGAAGAGGGTGAGGGAGAGCGGAATAAAAGGGGAGGTGGCGAGGGACTTCACGTGGATTGAGGTGTAGAAAGAGTTAAAGGGAAGTTGTGAGAAATACCACCGGGTGAGAGAATGGAGATAGTTGTTGAGGCTGTCTACGAAAAAGGCGTGCTTAGGCCGCTTAGGCCGCTTAAGCTTAGAGAAGGCGAGAAAGTCAGGGTAAAGATAATCAGCAAGGGCATAACGGAGTTCATAAGAAGCCTTGAAGAGGAGCTTCAAGTACCCAAAAGAGACCCCCTTGAAATACTATCAGAAGAAAGGGATAGGCTATGAACTTCGTAGTCGATGCTTCCCTCCTGATTGACGCATTTTCAAAATACAACATGGAGAGGAGAAAACTCGCTCTCTCCACCCTCAAAAAGATAGAGGAATACGAAATTTACGCCCCAAGATTGGCGCAGGTGGAGTTTGCAAGTGTCCTGTCGAGGTTCACGCCGGAAAGGGCCGTGGAGGAATTCCTTGGTGTGTTTGATTTCATAACGCTCGTCGGTGAGGGGGAGATTTCCCAAGATGCAATTCAGATTGCTCTCAAAACCCATTCAAGGGCAGCGGATGCCTATTATATAACGACCGCAAAACGCTTCAACGCGGTTCTACTGACAAATGACAGGAGGATGGCAGAGAACGCAAAGCTTTCTGGAGTTACTGCCATTTATGTACTCGAAGAGAATAAAAAGCTGCATGATTTAACTCACAAGAAAGAGGAGGAAAGAAACTGAGTTCAAAGCTCCCCGTTCTCCCTCAGCCACTCACCGTACTTGACGAGGGCGTAGACCGCATCAACGGCATCTTCCGTCGTCTCGTAGACTGGGATGCCCTTGAGCTCGATGTTTCTCGCCATCTTGTGCGGATAGTCTCCACCCGGAGCGACGAAGACTATCGGCTTGCCGTAAGCCTTCATCCTTTCCATTGCATCAACGATTCCCTCATCGAGAGCGGGACTCTGGAAGAGGGCTATGACAACGAGGAGGTCAACGTTCGGATCTTCGAGGGCGTAGCGCATAGCCATCTCGTAGCGGCTCGAGGGTGCGTCACCTATGACGTCGATCGGGTTCTTGTAGCTCATGTGGTGTGGAAGCTTTCCTTCTTCTACATCCTTCCTGAACTTCTCATTGGTCTCCTCGCCCAGCTCGGCAAGCTTCATGCCGCTCTCAAGCAGGCCGTCGCTCATCATGACTCCAGCACCCCCGCCGTTGGTAACTATAGCCACCCGGTTGCCCTTTGCCGGGCTCTGCATTGCCAAAGCCTTCGCGTAGTTGAAGAGCTGGCGCATGCTTTTAGCTTCTAGAACACCGGTCTGCTCGAATGCCGCCTGGTATATCTTGTAGGAACCTGCTAGAGAGCCGGTGTGGGAGGCGGCGGCCTTAGCCCCTGCCTCGGTTCTTCCGCTCTTGAGGACAACGACCGGCTTCTTGAGGGTCACTTCCTTAGCCGTGTTGAAGAACTTCCTTCCGTCCTTGACGCCCTCAATGTAGCCGGTTATGACACCAGTTTTGGGGTCGTCTCCGAGGTAGGCCATGAAGTCGCTCTCGTCCAAATCCGCCATGTTGCCGAGGCTGATGAACTTGCTCATTCCTATCTTCTCGCGGGCGGCCCAGTCGAGGATTGCCGCGCCGAAGGCACCGCTCTGACTCATGAAGGCGACCTTTCCGAAGGGCGGCCTTGCCTGCCTCTCCGGCGGGTTGAAGTTGCAGTCGAAGCCGTTCTCAAGATTGGTTACTCCCAGGCAGTTCGGACCAACGACCCTTATCCCCCACTTCCTGGCCCTTTTAACGAGCTCCTCCTCAAGGTCCGCCCTTCCGGCCTCTTTGAAACCGGCGGAAATGACGACGGCGGCCTTGATTCCTTTCTCACCACACTCGTCGATAACGTCGGGAACGAATCTTGCGGGAACCGCTATGACTGCTACTTCAACCTCCCCTGGGATGTCCTTAACGCTCCTGTAAACCGGGAACCTCTTTCCGTTGACATCTATTTCGCCGCCCTTCACGTTGACGGCGTAGACCTTCCCGTCGTAGCGGAGAGTTATTGAGCGCATTATCGCGTTTCCAACTTTCCCGGGCACGTTCGATGCCCCAATGACAGCTACACTCTTTGGATAAAACAGGAAGTCCAGATTCGGGGTCTCCATCGCAACCACCTCCGAAGGTTTTTCGGGAGTTTGTATTTAAGCCTTCCTCCCGGACGGACCGTTTTAATTAATGGATATTTTGTCCATAAGTCCTACAACTGAGCACTGCCTTTACATATATAAAACTACCGGCGGTTCCCGGGGCAAACCGAGCAAAAGAGTTAAATGCCCGAACGTTAAAAGAAACGTTAGAACGTTTAAATTAGGTGATTGTGATGTCCAAGGTCAAGGTGGTCACTGACCCGGAAGTAATAAAGCTGATGCTTGAGGACACGAGGAGGAAGATACTAGCCCTCCTTAGGGGTAGGGAGATGACGATATCGCAGCTCAGTGAAATACTCGGAAAGACGCCACAGACTATATACCACCACATCGAGAAGCTCAAGGAGGCCGGTCTCGTTGAGGTCAAGAGGACGGAGATGAAGGGCAACCTCGTTGAGAAATACTACGGAAGGACGGCAAATGCCTTCTACATCAACCTCTACCTTGGCGACGAGGAGTTACGCTACTTCGCACGCTCCCGCCTCAAGACGAAGCTTGAGATATTCAAGGCCCTTGGCTACGAGTTCAACGACGAGGAACTTCTTAACTTGATGGATGAGCTTCTCAAGAAG
This is a stretch of genomic DNA from Thermococcus sp. Bubb.Bath. It encodes these proteins:
- a CDS encoding ABC transporter ATP-binding protein produces the protein MLVLENIRKRFKDFELYIEKLEFYDNEYAVIVAPSGSGKTTTLRIIAGLETPDEGRVILDGEDITNLPPWKRNIGIVFQNYALYPHLTALENIAMPLKIKGLDSEEIHEKVIEIAKILEIEKILDKYPSQLSGGQQQRVALARALVKEPKVLLLDEPLSNIDARLKLDLRGFLKSVQRRLHMTAIHVTHDQEEAMAIGDRIVIINEGRIEQVGTPVEVYNRPKTLFVYNFVGLSNLLPGSMFGFSDNVIVGFRPENVMISLTEDTGLKAEVLTIQYLGSHNLIELRVGEHTIKARTSFELPVKEKETVYIKIPREKMLLFDKKGGELIK
- a CDS encoding MBL fold metallo-hydrolase; its protein translation is MIIHFFGTGAGGSPGSKRFRSSTLFEFDDDRILLVDCGVGCHYRLSDKGLLTEVDTVFITHSHIDHFLGLPEFLFQAHLEGRKKELTVYAPRIVGRMIEVVAPYLYTSLGFKWELKNIEPRTINELGDNKLFFCRACHPTAEEAYALLIQTSGGLRIAYSGDTSEPCQDFLECIGGRADVLIHEATCNENNKDVCYKYGHTTTMEAVELGEKLGAKLTILNHIDEYFNSTIIQDVARLRLKYRTKILVPNDLDSIYI
- the pstS gene encoding phosphate ABC transporter substrate-binding protein PstS; amino-acid sequence: MKRVISVFIVLLLGLSLAASGCISGEKGANATSSSTAQTSSQSSSQAKVITIRTTGATFPQYQIQKWIELYQNSHPNVKIEYQGGGSGYGQETFLKGLTDIGRSDPAVSADVWKKFLSTGDQPLQFPEIVGAVVVAYNLPGIGGGLRLSQAVLAKIFLGEIQYWDDPAIKNLNPSLNLPHRKIIVIHRSDASGTTKIFTTYLSIISNEWAKKVGAGLVVNWPVDGLGRGLAGKGNPGVVAILKNTPYSIAYTELSYAIEDNLSIAAIQNRAGNFVLPTNTTIKSAVLAVKSYIPAPTEGYKENLTQLLNAPGNNSYPIVAFSHILVWQNKGGKHYSKEKAQAIKDFLTWILTEGQKSKNLAPGYVGLPPAVAQIGLKAVNMIETG
- a CDS encoding sugar phosphate isomerase/epimerase family protein; translation: MKLGVNSSIIREISGKGFSLDDLHVDFVELGFDDAGLLTEKGEINEEVIKNLSSLGVEFTLHAPTSDGKNPLVDLGVYGMEPVKRMEKVIRIANHLGVEVIVVHGGDIRKSYTKAYVNTLKHLRELKPIAENSGVKLVIENLFEGKIGALPHELLSFANEGFELCFDIGHAFLTSMNSGLRMDEFSVLFPYTSHLHIHDNNGYEDEHRPLGEGMIGFSYAGRVVELTKAERAVLEIRRYRKKSSILSNVSFLKGKPDENFFRMNKAEGGSEA
- the pstC gene encoding phosphate ABC transporter permease subunit PstC; translated protein: MRKVESFNVATYPAVIIVFLLFAGMLFVYFTNALPALHRYGLDIYTKNVWKAAEEPSKEVYGIAAAIWGSVYTALIAILIALPLSLAYSVFVVDYAPKRLKNAFIILSDIMAGLPTIIYGIWGAFFLVPFLREWVMKPLYEHLSFIPLFSYPPVGGYGYLSAGVLLAIMVTPFASAIIREAYNMVPFTYKEAIYSLGATRYEATKVLLSYIKPAIVSGTILAFGRAVGETVAVSLVIGNTFNLTTALFAPGYTVSSLIANQFGNAFIYEYMTSTLFAAGLILFVIGLAVNVVGLKMLKRWERDVSI
- the pstA gene encoding phosphate ABC transporter permease PstA, translated to MLASNRKAKEKAFFIGIGTLTILIFIPLFHIIATVLIKGFPVIAERGTRFLTGTLSEGGIGPAIAGTFILTFLSALLGLPVAFLVGIYAYEYPKSTLGQWTKTLLQIMMEFPTILVGVFVMQIVAVPMGTYSALAGALALAIILIPYVAVYTHEALREIPSTYREAGFSLGITRARVVFRILAPMAKRGILTGVLIGMAKVAGETAPLLFTAGGLYESYPLSITKPVGAVPLLIYQLIQSPNPADHATAWGASLVLLIIFLGIFIPIRLSLKEVRL